In Streptomyces sp. NBC_00448, the following are encoded in one genomic region:
- a CDS encoding helix-turn-helix domain-containing protein, with the protein MGAILRFYRAANGLNQSRLGMLPGYDRTYVSLLETGRRIVTDLGSIERVCERLGPPTPCEVAARWSVRRSGSRRSPCGCTRPEWTVSWWASWTVSKNWCRSARPSCH; encoded by the coding sequence TTGGGTGCCATTCTGCGTTTCTACCGGGCTGCCAACGGCCTCAACCAGTCCCGGTTGGGCATGCTGCCCGGGTACGACAGGACGTACGTCAGCCTGTTGGAGACCGGCAGGCGAATCGTGACCGACCTCGGCTCGATCGAGCGGGTCTGCGAGCGACTGGGGCCGCCCACCCCATGTGAGGTGGCTGCCCGCTGGTCGGTGCGCCGGAGCGGGTCGCGGAGAAGCCCGTGCGGTTGCACGAGGCCGGAGTGGACGGTTTCCTGGTGGGCTTCATGGACTGTGTCGAAGAACTGGTGCCGTTCGGCGAGACCGTCATGCCACTGA
- a CDS encoding NAD-dependent epimerase/dehydratase family protein, which yields MRVIVIGGTGHVGSYLVPRLVRGGHEVTVLTRGPSEPYHHDAAWGQARRVHVDRESEDATGEFGRRIAAYEADAVIDMVCFTPDSARGLADALRGATGHLLHCGTVWVHGVPSEVPVPEDAPRRPFGEYGVNKAAAESYLLQQSARGGTPVSVLHPGHISGPGWVPINPAGNLDLRVFGALARGERVVLPNSGLETLHHVHADDVAQAFESALSDPVAAVGRAFHVCSERALTLRGYAEAVAGWFGLQPQLVYAPYEQWAAEVGDENAALTHDHISRSSNVSIERARRLLGYAPRYSSLQAVREALAWLVAAGRVDTGGRPLSPA from the coding sequence GTGCGGGTTATCGTCATCGGCGGTACAGGCCACGTCGGCAGTTATCTGGTGCCGAGGCTGGTGCGGGGCGGGCACGAGGTGACCGTCCTCACGCGGGGACCCAGTGAGCCGTACCACCACGACGCCGCCTGGGGCCAGGCGCGCAGAGTCCATGTCGACCGGGAGAGCGAGGACGCCACGGGAGAATTCGGCAGGCGCATCGCAGCGTACGAGGCGGACGCGGTGATCGACATGGTGTGCTTCACCCCGGACAGCGCGCGCGGTCTTGCCGACGCGCTGCGCGGGGCGACCGGCCACCTTCTGCACTGTGGCACGGTGTGGGTGCACGGGGTCCCTTCCGAGGTCCCGGTCCCCGAGGACGCGCCGCGCAGACCCTTCGGTGAGTACGGCGTGAACAAGGCAGCAGCCGAGAGCTATCTGCTTCAGCAGTCTGCCAGGGGCGGAACACCTGTCAGCGTGTTGCATCCCGGACACATCAGTGGACCGGGCTGGGTGCCGATCAACCCAGCCGGCAATCTCGACCTTCGGGTCTTCGGTGCCCTGGCACGCGGCGAGCGGGTCGTACTGCCCAATTCGGGCCTCGAAACGCTGCATCACGTGCACGCCGACGATGTGGCGCAGGCATTCGAGTCGGCACTGTCCGACCCCGTCGCGGCTGTCGGCCGAGCGTTTCACGTGTGTTCCGAGCGAGCTCTGACGTTGCGTGGCTACGCCGAGGCGGTCGCCGGCTGGTTCGGTCTGCAGCCGCAGTTGGTCTACGCGCCGTACGAACAGTGGGCGGCCGAAGTGGGCGACGAGAATGCTGCCCTCACCCACGACCACATCAGCCGTAGCAGCAATGTCAGCATCGAGCGGGCTCGGCGTCTGCTGGGGTACGCACCGCGGTACTCCTCGCTCCAAGCAGTGCGCGAGGCGCTGGCATGGCTGGTCGCGGCCGGGCGTGTCGATACGGGGGGTCGTCCGCTGAGCCCTGCCTGA
- a CDS encoding Rieske 2Fe-2S domain-containing protein: MTRWSAVRTAARPLLRLAPDPEHPGHVADAVSELEGARSLDGAIELLRRGVRALPLRGARDLLHGRWLGHPVHPLLVQVPMGAWISSAVLDWTPGGRRAAGVLVAVGVAGAAPAAAAGLVDWAELEDEQARVGIVHAALNAVATTCYTVSLASRLAGHGGRKTALGGLAAVAVSGALGGHLAYRQAAGANHAEAIPRIMPPGWHDMGPVQGLPAGRPVRRLVGDVAVLVVCEADGTLSALAERCSHLGGPLSEGEVADGCVRCPWHGSTFRLSDGRNVTGPATAPQPAFDTRVRDGRVQVRLGSSRVGEEDVVAD, from the coding sequence ATGACACGGTGGAGTGCGGTCAGGACCGCGGCCAGGCCGCTGCTGAGGTTGGCGCCAGATCCGGAGCACCCCGGGCACGTGGCTGACGCCGTAAGCGAACTGGAGGGGGCCCGTTCACTGGACGGAGCGATCGAACTCCTGAGGAGGGGCGTACGCGCACTGCCACTGCGCGGAGCGCGCGATCTGCTGCATGGCCGCTGGCTCGGCCACCCCGTGCACCCCCTGCTCGTGCAGGTGCCCATGGGTGCATGGATCTCTTCGGCCGTTCTGGACTGGACGCCAGGCGGCCGGCGAGCCGCGGGCGTACTGGTGGCCGTCGGGGTCGCCGGAGCCGCTCCTGCCGCCGCGGCCGGCCTCGTGGACTGGGCGGAGCTCGAGGACGAACAGGCACGGGTCGGGATCGTGCACGCCGCACTCAACGCGGTGGCGACCACCTGCTACACCGTTTCGCTGGCGTCACGGCTGGCCGGGCACGGCGGCAGGAAGACGGCTCTTGGGGGACTTGCGGCCGTGGCTGTGAGCGGCGCGCTCGGTGGTCACCTGGCGTACCGTCAGGCAGCCGGCGCCAACCACGCCGAGGCGATCCCCCGGATCATGCCGCCCGGCTGGCACGACATGGGTCCGGTGCAGGGGTTGCCGGCCGGGCGGCCAGTGCGCCGACTCGTGGGGGACGTGGCGGTGCTCGTCGTGTGCGAGGCCGACGGGACGCTGTCCGCACTCGCCGAACGGTGCAGTCACCTCGGCGGACCGCTGTCCGAGGGCGAAGTCGCCGACGGCTGCGTACGATGCCCGTGGCACGGCAGCACCTTCCGGCTCTCCGACGGCCGGAACGTCACCGGGCCGGCCACGGCCCCGCAACCCGCCTTCGACACCCGCGTACGCGACGGGCGCGTGCAGGTGCGCCTGGGTTCGAGCCGTGTCGGCGAAGAGGACGTCGTGGCCGACTGA
- a CDS encoding COG4705 family protein, which produces MTTPTTPTTSATRQGAAGSSALNKVPEVTVWFWIIKILCTTVGESFADYINTTLGFGLTNTMLLFTAIFAVVLTIQFRTRRYSPFPYWLTVVVVSVTGTLYTDMLTDQQNVPLRLSTTVFSVLLALVFGVWWLRERTLSIHSITTFPREAFYWLTVLVTFALGTATGDWTLELTNWTPAKSVLLPLGLIAAVTGLWKSGANPVLSFWIAYILTRPLGANIGDWLASPKTATSPGEPVGLGLGTFATSLIFLSAILATVIYLALSRSDVAETYELTHEAPVTTNPRKERIALGGFGTLAVATVALLVWAHHQPHVTCDPTGQSETLPACQKAAMTAGQTAAAVAKYEKLSQTAITQDKAGSAAASRATVQKMRDDWDADATSLQAVNKATWTLLDNQMDEVLKTYAIDHGNIKPAPAAEQEKQLKVLLGDFTGHHF; this is translated from the coding sequence ATGACGACTCCCACCACTCCCACCACTTCCGCGACCCGGCAGGGTGCTGCGGGAAGCAGCGCACTGAACAAGGTGCCCGAGGTCACGGTCTGGTTCTGGATCATCAAGATCCTCTGCACGACGGTCGGCGAGAGCTTCGCCGACTACATCAACACCACACTGGGCTTCGGCCTGACCAACACCATGCTGCTGTTCACCGCGATCTTCGCGGTCGTGCTGACCATCCAGTTCCGGACCAGGCGCTACAGCCCGTTCCCCTACTGGCTCACCGTGGTCGTGGTCAGCGTCACCGGCACCCTCTACACCGACATGCTCACCGATCAGCAGAACGTCCCGCTGCGGCTCAGCACGACGGTGTTCTCGGTCCTGCTGGCCCTCGTCTTCGGGGTCTGGTGGCTGCGCGAGCGGACCCTGTCGATCCACAGCATCACCACCTTCCCGCGGGAGGCGTTCTACTGGCTGACCGTCCTGGTGACCTTCGCGCTGGGCACGGCCACCGGCGACTGGACGCTCGAACTGACCAACTGGACGCCTGCCAAGTCGGTGCTCCTGCCACTGGGCCTCATCGCGGCGGTCACCGGACTGTGGAAGTCCGGCGCCAACCCGGTGCTCTCCTTCTGGATTGCCTACATCCTCACCCGCCCGCTCGGCGCCAACATCGGTGACTGGCTCGCCTCCCCGAAGACCGCAACCAGCCCCGGCGAGCCCGTCGGGCTGGGCCTCGGCACCTTCGCCACGAGCCTGATCTTCCTCAGCGCCATCCTGGCGACGGTCATCTACCTGGCGCTCAGCCGTTCCGACGTCGCCGAGACCTACGAACTGACCCACGAGGCGCCGGTCACCACCAACCCGCGCAAGGAGCGCATCGCGCTGGGAGGCTTCGGAACGCTCGCCGTCGCCACCGTCGCGCTGCTGGTCTGGGCCCACCACCAGCCGCACGTCACCTGCGACCCAACCGGTCAGAGCGAGACGCTCCCGGCCTGCCAGAAGGCCGCCATGACCGCCGGCCAGACCGCGGCGGCGGTGGCGAAGTACGAGAAGCTGTCGCAGACAGCGATCACGCAGGACAAGGCGGGCAGTGCCGCGGCCTCCCGAGCCACCGTGCAGAAGATGCGCGACGACTGGGACGCGGACGCCACCTCGCTCCAGGCGGTGAACAAGGCGACCTGGACGCTGCTCGACAACCAGATGGACGAGGTCCTCAAGACGTACGCCATCGACCACGGCAACATCAAGCCCGCTCCGGCGGCCGAGCAGGAAAAGCAACTCAAGGTCCTGCTGGGCGACTTCACCGGTCACCACTTCTGA